TGTTTTCCTGATTTTCTACATCAGATTTTGTAAGAACAATGGAATATTTTTCTTTCATACTTGCAGGAAGAATATCATTTACATTGAAAATATCATCAATGTCTACTCCATGTTTGTCATCAATATGACTTACGGCACCTTCAAATCCCATAGTCTGGTAGAATTCTGTACCTCTTGCTCTTTTCACGATTTCTCCCATGGATTGTCCCACCATTAAATGCTGTTCATGAAATTCTTCAAAAAAACCTGGCTTGTACCCTCCCAGATTCAGGAAATACAACTGTTCTTCAGATGATTTTTCTCCTTTCTCCACAATTTTCACTTCGTATCCGTCTGCAAATTTCACTTCCTGATGGCAGTCAATATGGATCTTTCCTTCCGCTTCCTTCCAGAAATCCTTCATATCAGGCACCAAATCCTTTAGATTTTCAGCAATTCCGAAAAATACATCGTGCTGTTCAATGTTTCTTCCTGCAGGGGTTGCCCCAAGGATGACATAAAATAATTTGACCTCATTTTTCATGCATACAAAAATACGTTAAATTTATCTTTTTCAAATGTTTGGCAGACTAACACAATAATTTTATATTTGTAACATTATTTGTAGTATGTCAGAAATTATCATACTCTTCCTTGGTGCTATTTCCGCCGGCCTTTTAGGCTCACTGACGGGGTTAGGAGGAGGAGTTATTATCATTCCTTTATTAACGCTGGGTTTCGGCGTTCCAATGCACTATGCAATCGGTGCTTCGCTTATTTCTGTAATCGGAACTTCTTCCGGTGCAGCTGTGGCATTTGTGAAAGAAGGCTTTACCAATATGAGGATCGGAATGTTTCTCGAAATAGCCACCACAACAGGTGCTGTTATGGGTGCCCTAGTTTCAGGAATGCTTAATCCCAATACAATTGGGATCATTTTTGCGAGCATTCTCCTTTTGACAGTTGTTTTAAATCTTAAAGGAAAACCCGATCATCAGGAACCTCTAATAAAAGGAAGCATCGAAGAAAAGCTCAAACTTTACGGGACATTTCCCGATAAAGGAATTTTGAAAAACTATTCCGCAAGAAATACAGTTCCTGGATTTTTGATGATGATGTTTGCCGGAGCAATGTCCGGGCTTTTAGGAATAGGTTCCGGGGCCTTGAAAGTATTGGCAATGGACAATATGATGAAGCTGCCTTTTAAAGTATCTACTACAACAAGTAATTTTATGATTGGAGTAACTGCTGTAGCAAGTGCATTAATCTATTTCCAGAGAGGTGAAATCATCCCCGTAATTGTAGCGCCTGTATTAATCGGGGTGGTGATAGGAAGTTTCATAGGTTCAAAAACGCTGATGGTTTCGAAAACGAAGAAATTAAAAGTATTTTTTGCCATTGTGATCACTCTTTTGTCCATTTATATGATGTATAACGGTATCAACAAAAGTTTCAGATAATGAAAAAGAATTTTACAGACGTAGATCTTAACCGTTCGGTAGGAAATCTTCTGAGACTGGGTGTTATTTTATCCGTAGCCACATCATTGATCGGTTTTATCAAATTATTTCTGGAAGGTTTTGAAATGCCTAAAAAGTACACTTCGCTGGACATAGGCAGTTCTTCAGAACAGGTATGGGCACACTTCTGGAATTCTTTGTGTAAGGGTGAAGGAATGGCTATTATCCAGCTGGGAATACTTCTGCTGATCTTTACTCCGCTGATGAGAATTGTTTTTGCTTTAATAGGCTATTTAAAAGAAAAAGACTACGTATATGTAGTCATTTCTTCAATTGTCCTTGCTATTATGGCGGGAAGTTTCTTTGCAGGTTACGCTCATTAATTTTTACATTTCATAAAACTCCAGTGGGAGCTGATCCGGATCCGCGGTAAAGAAAAATTCTTTTCCCGTGAATTCATCTATACGTATTTCCTCACAGCTTACCCCTTTTTCTATCAATTCATTTCGCTTTTCTGTAACATTTTCTACAGAAAAGGCAAGATGTCTTAAACCACAGGCTTCCGGGCGTGAAGGTCGCTGAGGAGGATCTGGAAACGAGAATAATTCAATCACATAATGATCTCCGATAGCCAGATCAAGTTTATAAGACTGCCTTTCTTCCCGATATACTTCCCGAATAATATTCAGATCTAAAATTTCTGTATAAAACTTTTTTGATACTTCATAGTCTGAGCAGATAATAGCTATATGATGGATCTTCATTTTCATGTCTTACGTA
This genomic window from Chryseobacterium sp. MEBOG06 contains:
- a CDS encoding DUF1634 domain-containing protein; amino-acid sequence: MKKNFTDVDLNRSVGNLLRLGVILSVATSLIGFIKLFLEGFEMPKKYTSLDIGSSSEQVWAHFWNSLCKGEGMAIIQLGILLLIFTPLMRIVFALIGYLKEKDYVYVVISSIVLAIMAGSFFAGYAH
- a CDS encoding DUF1543 domain-containing protein → MKNEVKLFYVILGATPAGRNIEQHDVFFGIAENLKDLVPDMKDFWKEAEGKIHIDCHQEVKFADGYEVKIVEKGEKSSEEQLYFLNLGGYKPGFFEEFHEQHLMVGQSMGEIVKRARGTEFYQTMGFEGAVSHIDDKHGVDIDDIFNVNDILPASMKEKYSIVLTKSDVENQENTIGLGYLKIDKVQ
- a CDS encoding sulfite exporter TauE/SafE family protein, producing the protein MSEIIILFLGAISAGLLGSLTGLGGGVIIIPLLTLGFGVPMHYAIGASLISVIGTSSGAAVAFVKEGFTNMRIGMFLEIATTTGAVMGALVSGMLNPNTIGIIFASILLLTVVLNLKGKPDHQEPLIKGSIEEKLKLYGTFPDKGILKNYSARNTVPGFLMMMFAGAMSGLLGIGSGALKVLAMDNMMKLPFKVSTTTSNFMIGVTAVASALIYFQRGEIIPVIVAPVLIGVVIGSFIGSKTLMVSKTKKLKVFFAIVITLLSIYMMYNGINKSFR
- a CDS encoding VOC family protein, whose product is MKIHHIAIICSDYEVSKKFYTEILDLNIIREVYREERQSYKLDLAIGDHYVIELFSFPDPPQRPSRPEACGLRHLAFSVENVTEKRNELIEKGVSCEEIRIDEFTGKEFFFTADPDQLPLEFYEM